From a region of the Spirochaetota bacterium genome:
- a CDS encoding Lrp/AsnC family transcriptional regulator, with the protein MTDSIIHALVLIQNWGESGDIVATLESDRHIVSIYHIMGRYSYLIDANFDSKEQLSGWVNRMKSIKLASGTPAIISMQTQRIIDVHKKKDDYSLGDYLALDQRYHFFVKIDNPHHDDALLKLLTKSPIVYSVLHVQGENSFTIEVIVSDYDEYRKLLNEMKQLKTIHHIETQEVISVVKYRNQVIGAGGQPVTKDTDIRELYTL; encoded by the coding sequence ATGACTGATTCCATCATTCACGCGCTTGTCCTTATACAGAACTGGGGAGAGAGCGGCGATATCGTTGCGACCCTTGAAAGCGACAGGCATATCGTGTCCATATACCATATCATGGGACGATACAGCTACCTCATCGATGCGAATTTTGACAGCAAGGAACAGCTCTCCGGCTGGGTGAACCGGATGAAATCGATCAAGCTGGCATCGGGGACCCCGGCGATCATATCCATGCAGACGCAGCGGATCATCGATGTGCATAAAAAGAAAGACGATTATTCCCTGGGGGATTATCTCGCCCTGGACCAGCGGTATCACTTTTTCGTCAAGATCGACAACCCCCACCATGATGATGCCCTGCTGAAGCTCCTTACGAAGAGTCCAATCGTGTATTCCGTTCTCCACGTGCAGGGGGAAAATTCGTTCACCATCGAAGTGATAGTCAGCGACTATGACGAGTACCGGAAGCTCCTGAACGAGATGAAGCAATTGAAGACCATCCATCATATCGAGACGCAGGAAGTGATATCGGTGGTGAAATACCGCAACCAGGTTATCGGGGCGGGAGGCCAACCGGTGACGAAGGACACCGATATCCGGGAACTGTACACATTATAG
- a CDS encoding type II secretion system-associated lipoprotein — MLKRLFMPFMAVLFVFVSCDSFFIEKGSVDALKAYEKKVYVLRKDMDVEGKKLKKGEEVRIVVSAGKEWVKVHAFPARENELKADRVLLLYLFDDDFQNKKFNIDFFNEQLSAVAAARGDVSAIEKAEKKKKK, encoded by the coding sequence GTGCTGAAACGACTGTTTATGCCTTTTATGGCGGTATTGTTTGTGTTCGTGTCCTGCGACTCCTTTTTCATCGAGAAGGGGAGCGTGGACGCGCTGAAGGCCTATGAAAAGAAGGTCTATGTCCTGAGGAAAGACATGGATGTTGAAGGGAAAAAGCTGAAAAAGGGCGAGGAAGTCAGAATCGTGGTTTCAGCCGGCAAGGAATGGGTAAAGGTCCACGCCTTTCCGGCCCGTGAGAACGAGCTGAAGGCGGACCGCGTGCTGTTGCTCTATCTTTTCGACGATGATTTTCAAAACAAGAAGTTTAACATTGATTTTTTCAATGAACAGCTGAGTGCCGTGGCCGCAGCCCGAGGCGATGTTTCGGCAATTGAAAAAGCTGAAAAAAAGAAGAAAAAATAA
- a CDS encoding PaaI family thioesterase yields the protein MTKPQTVDNPIEYARDVVGRDPFATYLGIEVEEVREGYGRVGITVRPEYMNAVERAHGAFIHALADQAFAVACNSTGVMAIAVNFNINYLSSAVDGEKIFAEATPVNVGRKVSVWSIQVRGAKDKLIATGIGTAYHK from the coding sequence ATGACGAAACCGCAAACTGTCGACAACCCAATAGAATATGCCCGTGATGTCGTGGGACGCGATCCCTTCGCGACTTACCTCGGCATCGAGGTTGAGGAGGTGAGGGAAGGCTACGGCCGCGTCGGCATCACGGTCAGGCCGGAATACATGAACGCCGTGGAGCGCGCCCACGGGGCCTTCATTCATGCCCTGGCGGACCAGGCCTTTGCCGTGGCTTGCAACAGCACCGGTGTCATGGCCATTGCGGTGAATTTCAATATCAACTACCTCTCCTCGGCCGTCGACGGCGAGAAGATATTCGCCGAGGCGACCCCGGTCAATGTCGGCCGCAAGGTATCCGTATGGAGCATTCAGGTCCGGGGCGCCAAAGACAAGCTGATCGCCACCGGGATCGGCACCGCGTATCATAAATGA